A single genomic interval of Christensenellaceae bacterium 44-20 harbors:
- the pyrB gene encoding aspartate carbamoyltransferase, with protein MRHLIEITDLSVREIDEILDLAEDMIAQPGKYSEVCRGKQLATLFFEPSTRTRLSFESAMLSLGGSVLGFSSANSSSASKGESVSDTVRTVGCYADIIAMRHPKEGAPLVASMKSPIPIINAGDGGHHHPTQTLTDLLTIRREKGKLGGFTIGLCGDLKFGRTVHSLITALCRYEDINFVLISPEELQVPDYIKTDVLQKSGKSWREVETMSEVMPELDILYMTRVQRERFFNEADYIRLKDSYILDPQKLEPAKKDLCILHPLPRVTEISTKVDDDPRAAYFRQVKNGKFVRMALMSRLLEVL; from the coding sequence ATGCGCCATCTAATTGAAATTACGGATCTATCCGTTCGGGAAATCGATGAGATTCTCGATCTTGCGGAGGATATGATCGCCCAGCCGGGCAAATACAGCGAGGTTTGCCGCGGAAAGCAGCTGGCGACGCTGTTCTTTGAGCCCAGTACGCGCACGCGCCTGAGCTTTGAATCTGCGATGCTCAGCCTGGGCGGGAGCGTGCTCGGGTTCTCCTCGGCAAACTCTAGCTCGGCCTCCAAGGGCGAGAGCGTCTCGGATACGGTGCGCACAGTGGGCTGCTACGCGGATATTATCGCCATGCGGCATCCTAAGGAAGGCGCGCCGCTGGTGGCTTCGATGAAATCGCCGATTCCGATTATCAACGCAGGCGACGGCGGGCATCATCACCCGACGCAGACGCTGACGGATCTGCTGACCATTCGCAGGGAAAAAGGAAAGCTCGGCGGCTTTACCATCGGCCTTTGCGGCGATTTGAAGTTTGGCAGAACCGTGCACTCGCTGATCACAGCCCTTTGCCGCTATGAGGATATCAATTTCGTGCTCATTTCGCCCGAAGAACTGCAAGTGCCGGATTATATCAAGACGGATGTCCTGCAAAAGAGCGGAAAATCTTGGCGGGAAGTTGAGACCATGAGCGAAGTGATGCCAGAACTCGATATTTTGTATATGACCAGAGTGCAGAGAGAGCGCTTCTTCAATGAGGCGGATTATATCCGCCTGAAAGACAGCTATATTCTGGATCCCCAAAAGCTGGAGCCCGCCAAAAAGGATCTCTGCATCCTGCATCCGCTCCCCAGAGTTACGGAAATTTCCACCAAGGTGGACGACGACCCCCGGGCGGCGTATTTCCGCCAGGTGAAAAACGGCAAATTCGTGCGCATGGCGCTGATGTCCCGGCTACTGGAGGTGTTATAG
- the pyrE gene encoding orotate phosphoribosyltransferase yields the protein MEKRIAKDLLSIGAVFLRPDEPFTWASGIKSPIYCDNRLTLTAPAVRGDVENGLAETIKREYSQCEVLMGTSTAGIAHAAITAHLMNLPMGYVRSGAKDHGRANQIEGKLEKGQKVVVVEDLISTGGSVIEVVNVLRAAGAEVLGIASIFTYGMKKGLARLAEANVKNVSLSNFDVLVEVAAEEGYIQKEDIERLIAFRNNPSDESWIRG from the coding sequence ATGGAAAAGCGAATTGCAAAGGATTTATTATCGATTGGCGCGGTGTTTCTGCGTCCGGATGAGCCGTTTACCTGGGCCAGCGGCATCAAGAGCCCGATCTACTGCGATAACCGGCTGACGCTGACAGCGCCTGCCGTGCGCGGCGATGTGGAAAACGGCCTGGCGGAGACCATCAAAAGAGAATACTCGCAGTGCGAAGTCCTGATGGGGACGAGCACAGCCGGCATCGCGCACGCGGCCATTACCGCGCATCTGATGAATCTTCCTATGGGCTATGTCCGCTCGGGCGCAAAGGATCACGGGCGGGCGAACCAGATTGAGGGCAAGCTGGAAAAAGGTCAGAAGGTTGTGGTCGTGGAGGATCTGATCTCCACGGGCGGTAGCGTTATCGAAGTCGTCAATGTATTAAGAGCGGCAGGAGCGGAAGTGCTGGGAATCGCCAGCATCTTCACCTACGGCATGAAGAAGGGCCTGGCGCGCCTGGCCGAGGCGAACGTGAAAAACGTCAGCCTCTCCAACTTCGATGTGCTCGTCGAAGTGGCAGCAGAAGAGGGTTATATCCAAAAAGAGGATATCGAGAGGCTGATCGCCTTCCGCAATAATCCCAGCGATGAGAGCTGGATTCGGGGCTAA
- a CDS encoding dihydroorotate dehydrogenase electron transfer subunit produces the protein MRKDGLFTVKQNRQIAQSVYEMVLEGDTSAISAPGQFVNVEIEGLFLRRPISVCDLNGDLLTLIYKVVGVGTEKLAEAEPGDRFSLLTGLGNGYDTAKCGQKPLLIGGGVGVPPMYYLAKCLIREGRKPCVVLGFNTEQDCFYAEQFRALGCETVVATADGSVGVKGFVTDAIRQSSLDYDYFCACGPEPMLRAVADCCACGGQLSFEERMACGFGACMGCSCKTKYGNKRICKDGPVLFKEEVIW, from the coding sequence ATGCGAAAAGATGGCCTGTTTACAGTAAAGCAAAACCGGCAGATTGCCCAGAGCGTCTATGAGATGGTACTAGAGGGGGATACCAGCGCCATCTCCGCGCCCGGGCAGTTTGTGAACGTGGAAATAGAAGGGCTCTTTTTGCGGCGGCCAATCTCCGTCTGCGATTTAAACGGCGATCTGCTGACGCTCATCTATAAAGTGGTCGGCGTCGGAACGGAAAAGCTGGCAGAGGCAGAGCCGGGAGACCGCTTCTCTCTGCTGACCGGCCTGGGCAATGGATATGACACTGCCAAATGCGGGCAAAAGCCTTTGCTCATCGGCGGCGGGGTGGGTGTACCGCCCATGTATTATCTGGCAAAATGCCTGATTAGGGAAGGCAGGAAGCCCTGCGTTGTGCTGGGCTTTAACACAGAGCAAGACTGCTTTTATGCGGAGCAGTTCCGCGCTCTGGGCTGTGAGACAGTCGTCGCCACGGCAGACGGGAGTGTCGGAGTAAAGGGATTCGTAACGGATGCGATCCGGCAGAGCAGCTTGGACTACGATTATTTCTGCGCCTGCGGGCCCGAGCCCATGCTGCGGGCTGTGGCGGATTGCTGCGCCTGCGGCGGGCAGCTCAGCTTTGAGGAGAGAATGGCATGCGGCTTTGGCGCATGTATGGGATGCAGCTGCAAAACCAAATACGGCAATAAGCGCATCTGCAAGGATGGCCCGGTGCTTTTCAAGGAGGAAGTGATATGGTAG
- a CDS encoding radical SAM protein, translated as MEKRCNLCPRSCNAVRGKEGFCRMPEQPVVARAALHFWEEPCISGEKGSGTVFFSGCNLRCVFCQNHQISQEGFGKQVSVEQLRAIYWKLIDQGAENINLVTPTHFLGAVAASLRPKLPVPVVYNCGGYEKTESLKRLEGLVDIYLPDLKYLDGASAARYSLAPDYPQIAIKAIEEMYRQVGDCQMNQKGMLQKGVLVRHLVLPGSLENSRAVLDWMEDFAKDKDVLFSLMSQYTPVTDLSAYPEINCGLLQSEYDQLLAELEQKENIAGFVQELSSAEEQYIPSFRLEGLEEI; from the coding sequence ATGGAAAAACGGTGCAACCTTTGCCCGAGGTCCTGCAATGCCGTGCGGGGAAAAGAGGGCTTTTGCAGGATGCCGGAGCAGCCGGTCGTCGCGAGAGCCGCTCTGCATTTTTGGGAAGAGCCCTGCATCAGCGGAGAAAAAGGCTCGGGGACGGTCTTTTTCAGCGGGTGCAACCTGCGCTGTGTCTTCTGCCAGAACCATCAGATCAGCCAGGAGGGTTTTGGAAAGCAGGTGAGCGTGGAGCAGCTCAGGGCGATATATTGGAAGCTCATCGATCAGGGGGCGGAAAATATCAATCTGGTTACGCCTACGCACTTTCTAGGTGCAGTCGCCGCTTCGCTCCGGCCCAAGCTGCCCGTGCCCGTGGTCTATAACTGCGGGGGGTACGAGAAGACAGAGTCCCTAAAACGGCTGGAAGGGCTGGTGGATATTTATCTGCCGGATCTCAAGTATCTGGATGGTGCAAGCGCGGCGCGCTATTCCCTGGCGCCGGATTATCCGCAAATTGCCATAAAGGCCATAGAGGAGATGTATCGACAGGTTGGAGATTGCCAGATGAATCAAAAAGGCATGCTCCAAAAGGGAGTGCTGGTGCGGCATCTGGTTTTGCCGGGCAGCCTGGAAAACAGCCGGGCGGTGCTGGATTGGATGGAAGATTTTGCAAAAGACAAGGATGTGCTTTTCAGCCTGATGAGCCAGTATACGCCGGTGACGGATTTATCTGCCTATCCGGAGATCAACTGCGGGCTTTTGCAGAGCGAGTATGATCAGCTGCTGGCAGAGCTGGAGCAAAAGGAGAATATCGCTGGCTTTGTTCAGGAGCTTTCTTCGGCTGAGGAGCAGTATATCCCAAGCTTTCGCCTGGAAGGGCTGGAGGAGATTTGA
- a CDS encoding aspartate carbamoyltransferase regulatory subunit: protein MHIDSIQNGLVLDHITAGKSMEIYHSLGLDKLNCSVAIIKNVKSAKTGRKDILKIDADIALDLGVLGYLDPGITVNRIADGKIVEKKHLELPERVVNIIRCKNPRCITSVEPELDQVFELANRQTGEYRCLYCEEKHE, encoded by the coding sequence ATGCATATCGACAGCATTCAAAACGGCCTGGTGCTCGACCATATCACAGCAGGGAAGAGCATGGAAATCTATCACTCCCTGGGGCTGGATAAGCTAAACTGCAGCGTGGCCATCATCAAAAACGTCAAGAGCGCCAAAACAGGACGCAAGGATATTTTAAAGATCGACGCGGATATTGCGCTGGATTTGGGCGTGCTTGGGTATCTGGATCCCGGCATCACAGTCAACCGGATCGCGGATGGGAAAATCGTGGAGAAAAAGCATCTGGAACTGCCCGAAAGAGTCGTCAATATCATTCGGTGCAAAAACCCGAGATGCATCACCTCGGTCGAGCCGGAGCTGGATCAGGTCTTTGAGCTTGCCAACCGGCAAACAGGGGAATACCGCTGCCTATACTGCGAAGAGAAGCATGAATAA
- the pyrF gene encoding orotidine-5'-phosphate decarboxylase yields the protein MSRDVMIALDFKSAQEVFAFLDLFTEEKPYVKVGMELFYAEGPQIVREIKKRGHKIFLDLKLHDIPNTVKKAMRVLSGLDVDMCNLHAAGTIEMMKAALEGLTRADGSRPLLIAVTQLTSTSEERMQKELLIGAPIADTVVQYAKNAKEAGLDGVVCSPLEAAMVKEACGREFYAVTPGIRFADGAVGDQVRVTTPAKAREIGSDYIVVGRPITAAEEPVAAYRRCCQEFIG from the coding sequence ATGAGCCGGGATGTCATGATTGCGCTGGATTTTAAAAGCGCGCAGGAAGTATTTGCTTTTCTGGATCTGTTTACGGAGGAAAAGCCGTATGTCAAAGTCGGGATGGAGCTTTTCTATGCCGAGGGCCCGCAGATTGTGCGGGAAATCAAAAAGCGCGGCCATAAGATTTTCCTGGATCTCAAGCTGCACGATATTCCAAATACCGTGAAAAAAGCCATGCGTGTGCTCTCGGGATTGGATGTGGATATGTGCAACCTGCATGCCGCCGGAACCATCGAGATGATGAAAGCGGCGCTGGAGGGGCTGACTCGGGCCGACGGCTCGCGGCCGCTGCTCATTGCCGTAACCCAGCTGACCTCCACCAGCGAGGAGCGCATGCAAAAGGAACTGCTCATCGGCGCGCCCATCGCGGATACCGTCGTCCAGTATGCCAAAAATGCCAAGGAGGCCGGGCTGGATGGCGTGGTTTGCTCGCCCCTGGAAGCGGCTATGGTCAAAGAGGCATGCGGCAGGGAGTTCTATGCCGTAACGCCGGGCATTCGCTTTGCGGATGGGGCTGTGGGCGATCAGGTGCGCGTAACGACACCGGCCAAGGCAAGGGAAATTGGCTCGGATTATATTGTAGTTGGCCGCCCGATCACAGCTGCGGAGGAACCGGTTGCGGCATACCGCAGATGCTGCCAGGAATTTATCGGCTAA
- a CDS encoding dihydroorotate dehydrogenase — MVDTSVTLSGMRLDNPVIPASGTFGYGREFGEFYDINILGSFSFKGTTREPRFGNPTPRIADCTAGMINAVGLQNPGIDAVIAEELPALKKIFHKPVIANISGFSIEEYAQCCEKIDAEEQVGIIEVNISCPNVRHGGMSFGTSCQSAAEVTRAVKAVTTKPVYLKLSPNVENIVEIALACQEAGADGISLINTLLGMRIDLRTKKPVIANTMGGFSGPAIFPVALRMVYQVAQAVRIPIMGMGGVSSARDVIEMMLAGATAVQVGAANLKNPYICKQIIEDLPKEMEKLGIKSLKEIIGGAL; from the coding sequence ATGGTAGACACTTCTGTAACTTTAAGCGGAATGCGGCTGGATAACCCGGTCATCCCGGCCAGCGGCACGTTTGGATACGGCAGGGAATTTGGCGAGTTTTACGACATCAATATTCTGGGTTCCTTCTCGTTTAAGGGGACGACCAGAGAGCCGCGGTTTGGCAACCCCACGCCGCGCATCGCGGACTGCACGGCAGGGATGATCAACGCCGTCGGCCTGCAAAACCCGGGCATCGATGCGGTCATCGCGGAGGAACTGCCCGCGCTGAAGAAGATATTTCATAAGCCGGTGATCGCGAATATCAGCGGGTTTTCCATCGAAGAATATGCGCAGTGCTGTGAGAAAATCGATGCCGAGGAGCAGGTTGGCATCATCGAGGTCAACATCAGCTGCCCCAATGTGCGCCATGGCGGCATGAGCTTTGGAACCAGCTGCCAGAGCGCCGCGGAAGTAACCAGGGCTGTCAAAGCGGTAACGACAAAACCCGTCTACCTAAAGCTCAGCCCGAATGTGGAAAATATCGTGGAAATTGCCCTGGCTTGCCAGGAGGCAGGAGCAGATGGAATTAGCCTCATCAATACCTTGCTCGGCATGAGAATCGATTTGCGGACGAAAAAGCCCGTGATCGCCAATACGATGGGCGGCTTTTCCGGCCCGGCGATTTTCCCGGTGGCACTGCGCATGGTCTATCAGGTGGCGCAGGCGGTGCGCATCCCGATCATGGGGATGGGCGGCGTCAGCTCGGCGCGGGATGTCATCGAGATGATGCTGGCCGGGGCGACGGCTGTGCAGGTCGGCGCGGCAAATTTGAAAAATCCGTATATCTGCAAACAAATTATAGAGGATTTGCCAAAAGAGATGGAGAAACTTGGCATAAAGAGTTTAAAAGAAATCATAGGGGGTGCGTTATGA